One Desulfobulbus oligotrophicus DNA segment encodes these proteins:
- a CDS encoding potassium channel family protein, producing the protein MKFLPSLMFFFVRNHVVRRNALSLVKFTVFLIVLVSIYSYLFHVIMLHEGRDYSAITGLYWALTVMSTLGFGDITFNSDLGKCFSIVVLLSGIILFLIVLPFTFIKYFYAPWLEAQRKSRIPRQLPAEITKHVIITCFDPIGIALVQRLKQYGHSYVFLVTEVQQAIDLVDQGYRVLVGELDDADTYLRARVDRAAMVVVLNDDMKNTSIVYTVREISPHVPIIANADMDDSVAILRLAGCSHVFQFMNMLGHSLARRTLGARTHSNIIGRFEELVIAEALAMRTHLVGRTIREIGLRQATGLNIVGLWSRGYFSLPHPETKIESSTVLVLVGTTEQLDAYGAFVGESQPPNSAPILILGGGRVGRAAADTLREQGVAHRVVEKNPRICEDMENCIVGSAADYQTLIKAGIESAPSVFITTHNDDVNIYLTIYCRHLRPDIQIISRATPDRNITGLHAAGADLVMSHASIVVNTIINILTPGKVLMVTEGLNIFRCPVHPQLVGKSILNSGIRESTGCSVIAVFHDGELHINPDPGMILSAEDELLMIGTIFSEKAFAKKYPDV; encoded by the coding sequence ATGAAATTTCTCCCTTCGCTTATGTTTTTTTTCGTCCGGAACCATGTGGTCCGCCGCAACGCCCTCTCGCTGGTGAAGTTCACCGTTTTCCTGATTGTTTTGGTGTCCATCTACAGCTACCTGTTTCATGTCATCATGCTCCACGAGGGGCGTGACTACTCAGCGATTACCGGTCTTTACTGGGCCCTGACCGTGATGTCGACCCTGGGGTTCGGCGATATCACGTTTAACAGTGATTTGGGCAAATGTTTTTCGATCGTTGTGCTGCTGTCCGGCATTATCCTGTTTTTGATAGTGCTGCCTTTTACCTTTATCAAGTACTTCTATGCCCCCTGGCTTGAGGCGCAGAGGAAATCGCGGATACCCCGACAGTTACCTGCGGAGATCACGAAACACGTTATCATCACCTGTTTCGATCCCATCGGCATCGCGCTTGTACAACGCCTGAAACAGTATGGGCACAGTTATGTGTTTCTCGTTACAGAGGTGCAGCAGGCCATTGATCTTGTTGATCAGGGATATCGTGTGCTGGTGGGCGAGCTTGATGATGCTGATACCTATCTCCGTGCCCGTGTCGATCGGGCCGCCATGGTGGTGGTGCTCAACGATGATATGAAGAACACCAGCATCGTGTACACGGTCCGGGAGATCTCGCCGCACGTTCCGATTATTGCCAATGCCGACATGGACGATTCCGTCGCCATTCTCCGACTGGCCGGATGCAGTCATGTCTTTCAGTTTATGAATATGCTCGGCCATTCACTGGCCCGTCGTACGCTGGGAGCCCGCACCCATTCCAACATCATCGGTCGTTTTGAAGAACTGGTCATTGCCGAGGCCCTGGCCATGCGCACTCACCTGGTTGGTCGCACTATCCGTGAGATCGGCCTGCGGCAGGCCACTGGTCTGAACATTGTCGGGTTGTGGAGTCGGGGATATTTTTCTCTGCCCCATCCTGAGACCAAAATTGAATCGAGTACAGTCCTGGTGCTGGTTGGTACCACCGAACAGCTGGACGCCTACGGTGCGTTTGTCGGTGAGTCGCAACCCCCGAATTCAGCGCCTATTCTTATTCTCGGCGGGGGCAGGGTGGGACGGGCCGCTGCCGATACATTGCGGGAACAGGGGGTGGCCCATCGGGTGGTTGAGAAGAATCCCCGTATCTGTGAGGATATGGAGAACTGCATTGTCGGCAGTGCTGCTGATTATCAGACCCTGATCAAGGCAGGTATTGAATCCGCACCGTCCGTCTTCATCACCACTCACAACGATGATGTCAACATCTATCTCACCATCTACTGTCGACATCTGCGGCCGGATATTCAGATCATCAGCCGGGCAACACCGGACCGCAACATCACCGGGCTGCATGCTGCCGGCGCTGATCTGGTCATGTCGCATGCCTCCATCGTTGTCAACACCATCATCAATATCCTGACACCCGGTAAAGTACTGATGGTGACTGAAGGGTTGAATATCTTTCGGTGTCCGGTCCATCCGCAGCTGGTCGGTAAAAGTATTCTGAACAGCGGTATCCGTGAGAGCACGGGTTGCAGTGTGATCGCTGTTTTTCATGATGGCGAGTTACATATCAATCCCGACCCCGGCATGATACTCTCTGCTGAGGATGAACTGCTGATGATCGGCACAATCTTTTCTGAAAAAGCGTTTGCAAAAAAATATCCTGATGTGTGA
- a CDS encoding potassium/proton antiporter, producing MISVNTIILMTGILLLLGIGSSKFSTRIGMPMLVLFLGVGMLAGSEGIGRIAFEDYHFANIIGSIALAVILFDGGLHTTLQAVQTSWRAALPLATVGVLLTSVLTGAAAAWILGIPLLHGMLLGSIVGSTDAAAVFSTLRTSGLRLSPRVTAILEVESGSNDPMAIFLTVALISLIMGTANSFSEMILFFILQFGVGSIVGIGGGFAAVWLANRINLDYPGLYPILVLACGLLIFGVAAVFEGSSFLAVYLAGIVLANKSLVYRNGILQFHDAAAWLSQIVLFVMLGLLSFPSRLTTVALDGLIVALVLIFIARPVAVWLSIFPLRLNLRELTFLSWVGLKGAVPVTLATFPLLAGVPHSQLIFNVVFFVVLISAITQGWSLAPVARWLRLGIPADTTPPITMEINALRHVDGEIVEYRVAANSLVADKTLRDLALPYDMTVTLVVRDDEVIMPRGSTVLKPGDKVFVAMRKKIKPLLDCLFDTCAEPLILHPGERIIFRADHTVRQLCTLFSLGCQQEVQDTLGSLIKDTQLSAPYRLGPFLVTPGTDAKLVTLVYSPLEISTLNISNQPIPQITPETDQAHNLS from the coding sequence ATGATCTCCGTCAACACCATTATCTTAATGACCGGCATTCTCCTGCTGCTCGGCATCGGTTCAAGTAAGTTCTCAACCCGAATCGGTATGCCGATGCTCGTTCTCTTCCTGGGCGTCGGTATGCTGGCAGGGTCAGAGGGTATTGGTCGGATTGCCTTTGAAGACTATCATTTTGCCAACATCATCGGCAGTATAGCCCTGGCGGTGATCCTCTTTGATGGTGGTCTGCATACCACACTCCAGGCGGTACAGACATCGTGGCGAGCCGCTCTTCCCCTTGCCACCGTGGGTGTACTGCTGACCTCGGTACTCACCGGTGCTGCTGCAGCCTGGATCCTCGGCATCCCTCTTCTGCACGGTATGCTGCTTGGTTCCATCGTCGGTTCCACAGATGCGGCCGCTGTTTTTTCAACGCTGCGCACCAGCGGACTGCGGCTTTCGCCACGCGTTACCGCGATCCTTGAGGTGGAGAGCGGCTCCAACGACCCCATGGCTATTTTTCTCACTGTTGCTCTTATCAGCCTGATCATGGGCACGGCCAACTCGTTCTCGGAAATGATCCTCTTTTTCATCCTCCAGTTCGGTGTCGGCAGCATAGTGGGTATTGGCGGCGGTTTCGCGGCTGTCTGGCTGGCCAATCGAATCAATCTTGACTATCCCGGTCTTTATCCGATTCTGGTGCTTGCCTGCGGCCTGCTTATCTTTGGAGTGGCTGCTGTTTTTGAGGGCAGCAGCTTTCTTGCCGTTTACCTTGCCGGGATTGTCCTGGCCAACAAGTCCCTGGTGTACCGCAACGGAATCCTTCAGTTTCACGATGCTGCAGCCTGGCTCAGCCAGATCGTGCTGTTTGTTATGCTTGGCCTGCTCAGCTTCCCCAGCCGCCTGACAACGGTTGCCCTGGATGGGCTGATCGTGGCCCTGGTGCTCATCTTCATCGCCAGACCGGTGGCAGTGTGGCTTTCTATTTTTCCCCTGCGTCTCAATCTCCGGGAACTCACCTTTCTCTCCTGGGTCGGTCTTAAAGGCGCTGTCCCGGTCACCCTGGCCACCTTTCCCCTCCTCGCGGGGGTACCGCACAGCCAGCTGATCTTCAACGTTGTGTTTTTTGTAGTGTTGATCTCCGCCATTACCCAGGGATGGTCGCTGGCTCCGGTTGCCCGCTGGCTCCGTCTGGGCATACCAGCGGACACCACCCCGCCGATCACTATGGAAATCAACGCGCTGCGCCATGTGGACGGTGAAATTGTCGAGTACCGGGTTGCGGCCAATTCACTGGTTGCCGACAAAACTCTCCGTGACCTCGCCCTTCCCTACGACATGACCGTCACCCTGGTGGTTCGGGATGATGAGGTGATCATGCCGCGGGGCAGCACAGTGCTTAAACCGGGTGATAAGGTGTTCGTGGCCATGCGTAAAAAAATCAAACCGCTCCTGGATTGCCTGTTTGATACCTGTGCAGAACCGTTGATCCTGCATCCCGGCGAACGTATCATCTTTCGTGCCGACCACACTGTCCGTCAACTCTGCACCCTCTTCTCCCTCGGCTGTCAGCAGGAAGTGCAGGATACCCTGGGTTCGCTGATCAAAGACACGCAGCTCAGTGCTCCGTACCGGCTCGGCCCCTTTCTCGTCACCCCCGGAACAGATGCCAAACTCGTCACCCTGGTGTATTCTCCACTTGAAATCAGCACGTTAAACATCAGTAATCAACCGATACCTCAAATCACGCCGGAAACTGATCAGGCGCACAATCTATCATGA
- a CDS encoding universal stress protein, whose translation MRNFQNILYVSTGLSDETEGLKHALALAHTNDLPLTFFLTFPRLGTAEQAYQEKFQAFLVQQAETALENARAALQLADNVPLVRLVVEDDQKSPISSIVRRVQQHEHDLLIKEAEPQEEPGFKTMDMTLLRQCPCSIWLAHPITRSHRDIRVAAAVNPENRDQLHRDLSLWILEISRTLAGYCNGRLDICSCWDFEFERYLRGSSLADMPDRNILGAVDYAEAAHFAELNDLIHEAGIDEPFHVHRLKGRPEDRIPAFVRGRGIDILVMGSMSRTGIAGFFIGNTAEDIINQLNCTLVALKPVTLIESAGI comes from the coding sequence ATGCGTAATTTTCAGAATATCCTCTATGTCAGCACCGGCCTGAGCGATGAAACCGAAGGTCTTAAGCATGCCCTGGCCCTGGCCCATACCAACGATCTTCCACTGACCTTTTTCCTGACGTTCCCGAGACTGGGCACAGCTGAGCAGGCGTATCAGGAAAAATTTCAGGCGTTTCTCGTCCAGCAGGCAGAGACCGCCCTTGAAAATGCCCGGGCAGCTCTCCAGCTGGCCGACAATGTCCCTCTTGTTCGCCTGGTTGTTGAAGACGATCAAAAATCACCGATCAGCAGCATTGTCCGTCGTGTGCAGCAGCATGAGCATGACCTGCTGATTAAAGAGGCCGAGCCACAGGAAGAGCCCGGCTTCAAGACCATGGACATGACACTGCTGCGACAGTGTCCCTGCTCTATCTGGCTGGCTCATCCGATCACCCGGTCTCACCGGGATATCCGGGTGGCAGCGGCGGTCAATCCGGAAAACCGCGATCAGCTCCACCGCGATCTGTCACTGTGGATACTGGAGATCAGCCGGACCCTGGCCGGTTACTGCAACGGCCGGCTGGATATCTGTTCCTGCTGGGATTTTGAATTTGAACGATACCTGCGGGGCAGCAGCCTGGCCGACATGCCGGATCGCAACATCCTCGGCGCTGTTGACTATGCAGAGGCTGCACATTTTGCCGAACTCAACGACCTCATCCATGAGGCAGGTATTGATGAGCCCTTTCATGTTCACCGATTAAAAGGCCGGCCGGAAGACCGGATCCCCGCCTTTGTCCGCGGCAGAGGCATTGATATCCTGGTCATGGGCTCCATGTCCAGAACCGGTATTGCCGGATTTTTCATAGGCAATACGGCTGAAGACATCATCAACCAGCTCAACTGCACCCTGGTGGCCCTCAAGCCGGTCACACTCATCGAGTCGGCCGGTATTTAA
- a CDS encoding flavodoxin family protein, with protein sequence MKIVAFNGSPNAKGNTWHALSMVTEELEKQNIATEIVHVGNKPVRGCLACGQCFKMKNEQCIQTDDPVNEWIQLMKGADGILLGTPVHYSAVAGTMKSFLDRAFYVTGANDSMLRHKVGASVVAVRRSGGLPAFNQLNNFLCYAEMLIPTSNYWNVVHGTRPGEVMKDEEGRQIMRVLAKNMAWLLRLIEHGKGAVPPPERENKIAMNFIR encoded by the coding sequence ATGAAAATTGTCGCCTTCAACGGTAGCCCGAATGCAAAGGGCAACACTTGGCATGCGTTGTCCATGGTCACAGAGGAGCTGGAAAAGCAGAACATTGCCACAGAGATCGTTCATGTCGGCAACAAGCCGGTTCGGGGCTGCCTTGCCTGCGGCCAGTGCTTTAAGATGAAGAATGAACAGTGTATCCAGACCGACGATCCGGTTAATGAGTGGATTCAGCTGATGAAGGGGGCGGACGGTATCCTGCTGGGAACACCGGTGCACTATTCGGCTGTGGCCGGGACCATGAAGTCCTTTCTTGACCGGGCGTTTTATGTAACCGGTGCCAATGACAGTATGCTGCGGCATAAGGTGGGTGCATCGGTGGTGGCTGTTCGCCGTTCCGGCGGCTTACCCGCCTTTAATCAGCTGAACAATTTTCTCTGTTATGCCGAGATGCTGATACCGACGTCCAACTACTGGAACGTTGTTCACGGGACGCGGCCGGGCGAGGTGATGAAAGATGAGGAAGGTCGGCAGATTATGCGGGTCCTTGCCAAGAATATGGCCTGGCTGTTACGCCTGATTGAACACGGTAAGGGAGCTGTCCCCCCGCCGGAACGTGAAAACAAGATAGCGATGAATTTTATTCGCTGA
- a CDS encoding serine/threonine protein kinase → MAASPQSASAQSAFNGLTPERILQTVETSLNTTCTNLCRPYNSYINRVYEIETSDGVGLVVKFYRPGRWSQQAVQEEHDFLLELAAEEIPVIAPCALRQGGTLGVDDNLLYAVFPRKGGRGVDELNEEQWLAIGRLLGRVHMVGARSTAQHRNRMHPAVTTAAQVDYILASGLIPKDLKQAYQHISQQIIAVIEPLFADQAYSRIHGDCHRGNLIDRPGESLYLIDFDDMVLGPPVQDIWMLLPGPLEEGTVEIDLFIEGYETFRPFDRSSLRLIEPLRAMRFIHYTAWCALQVVEDGKTCVYPDFGSRQYWEDEIADLHDQWERIRSAIHAPDNRLEHAW, encoded by the coding sequence ATGGCAGCATCACCTCAATCAGCATCAGCGCAATCCGCTTTTAACGGTTTAACCCCGGAGCGCATCCTACAGACGGTTGAAACCAGTCTCAACACCACCTGTACCAACCTCTGTCGCCCATACAACAGTTATATCAACCGCGTGTATGAGATAGAAACCAGTGATGGCGTCGGCCTGGTGGTCAAATTTTATCGTCCCGGCCGATGGTCGCAGCAGGCAGTCCAGGAGGAGCATGATTTTCTGTTGGAACTGGCAGCCGAAGAGATCCCTGTGATCGCACCGTGTGCCTTGCGTCAGGGCGGCACCCTCGGTGTTGATGACAACCTCCTGTATGCCGTGTTTCCACGCAAAGGCGGCAGAGGTGTTGACGAGCTCAATGAGGAACAGTGGTTAGCCATTGGTCGTCTGCTCGGTCGTGTCCATATGGTGGGAGCACGGTCGACGGCCCAGCATCGCAACCGGATGCACCCTGCCGTGACCACCGCGGCCCAGGTGGACTATATCCTCGCCAGCGGGCTCATTCCCAAGGATCTTAAGCAGGCCTATCAACACATAAGTCAGCAGATCATCGCTGTGATTGAGCCGCTTTTTGCCGATCAGGCCTATAGCCGCATCCATGGTGACTGCCACCGTGGCAACCTGATTGATCGCCCCGGGGAATCGCTCTATCTGATAGATTTCGACGACATGGTCCTCGGTCCACCGGTGCAGGATATCTGGATGCTGCTCCCCGGCCCTCTTGAGGAAGGTACCGTTGAAATCGACCTGTTCATTGAAGGATACGAGACCTTCCGCCCCTTTGATCGCTCCAGCCTTCGTCTGATAGAACCGTTACGAGCCATGCGATTTATCCATTATACCGCCTGGTGTGCCCTGCAGGTGGTTGAGGATGGGAAGACCTGCGTGTATCCTGACTTTGGATCCCGTCAATACTGGGAGGATGAAATTGCAGACCTGCACGATCAGTGGGAGCGCATCAGGTCTGCCATACACGCCCCTGACAACCGGCTTGAGCATGCCTGGTGA